The DNA sequence CTCACGGGGCTCGATTCCAATCCCCTTCCGCGGTCTATCATAGTGACCATGGCTTCGGGATATCGTATGTCCGGCGACCTCGAACGTGTCGCTACGCGGATACGGAAAATCGGAGAGGTCGAGTCGGTCGAGTACGGTCAGGAATGGATGGCGAAAATGGATATTTTCTTTATCGCTTTTCTGCTTGCCGAAACGGTTCTGTTCACTATCATCGGCTGCGCCTGTCTTTTTATCATCTCCAATACGATCAGCCTTACCATTCTTGCCCGGCGCGATACGATCGAAATCATGCAGCTTGTCGGAGCAACCAACAGATTCATCCGCCGTCCGTTCTACTATGAGGGCCTGATACAGGGGATAATTTCCGGTATTGCCGCATTCCTTCTGTTGTATGGTTCATATCTGTGGATTCGTCATTATATACCGAACCTGGATGTCTATTTCTATATGTTCAGAATACGGGGAATTTCCGTCTTGTCGCACCGGCTCGTTCTGGGATGTATAATCCCCGTAGGCGGTTTCATGGGATTGCTGGGGAGCATGATAGCTGTGAGGAGGGCCATCTGATATGAGACGGTTTTTCACGAAAATGCTTCCGGTGATCGTCGCCGTTCTGGTCTGTATTCCGGTCGGTCTGGCTATCGCGAAAAATGAAAAAAAAGTCGATCTCCAGGGCAGAATCAAAAATATCGAGAAGGAAATCGAGAAAACGAGAAAAGAGCTTGAAAAAGATGAGAAGAAGCTCAAATCGATAAAACAGCAAAAGCAGAATGTGCTTGTCGAGCTCGATCACAGCGAAAAAAAGATCGAAGCGGTGAATCGCAATCTCTGGACTCTCCAGAAAGAAGAACGATTCCTCAAAAATGAGATTTCAGAAGCCGAAAAACAATACGAAACGGCTATGAACCGTATCAAACGCCACTCCGACACATATAAAACCCGATTGCGTTCCATGTACAAACGTCAGCAGGTATCGGCGCTTGAGATATTTTTCTCGTCTGGTTCGTTTTCTTCGTTCCTCTGGGATTTCAAAATGCTTTCCATCCTCGCCGAACAGGACCTGTTTGTGCTCGGCGAACTGCACGCCCAGCAGGATACCATCAGAGTGTCGATGGATACGATCAGGGAGGCGCTCAATGCCAAGGTCGCTCTCGCTTCAGTGACTCGAAGGGAGGAGCGTGACCTGTCGGCTGTAAAGAAGCAGCGCCAGGCTCTGCTGTCGGATATTGAAAAGGATTTGAAGCTCCAGGAAGATGTAATCATCAAACGGCAGAACGAGCTTGAACAGTCGCAGGCACAGATCGAAAAATGGCGGAAAGAAATCGCCGCGCAGATGAAGCTTGAAAAAATGTCCGAATCCCTCAAAAACTATAACTTTTCCAGCAGAAAAGGTAAACTGCCGTGGCCGGTCAGCGGAATGGTGGTGAGTTCGTTCGGAATCGCTGTCGACGAGAGGACCAAAACAAAAACAACCAACCGTGGTATCGAAATCCGTACGAAACAGGGCGAACCCGTGCGGGCTATCGGCAGGGGAAAGGTTGCCATGACCAATTTTATCCGGGGATATGGAAATTTTATACTTATTTACCATCCGACGGATTACTATACCCTGTATGGACACCTTTCGGATATTCTTGTCAACAAGGGAGACGAAGTCGGTGAGGGTGCGGTTATCGGTTCGGCGGGAAGCACCGGTCTTATAGACGACCGTGAGGCTCGTCTCAGGCTCGAAATCCTCATCGGGAGTAAACCCGATGATCCTCTCGCATGGCTGGTGCCGGACAGCCGCAGAATCGCTCAGTGATACGTGAATCCGTCACAATCCCGCGTACAATCCAAAAATTCTCCGCAGCCTGGCCGGATGGTTTACCGGCTGTTCCGCAGTATTTTCAGGAATTAGCCCGCTCATCGAGCGCTTTGTTTGCCAGCCCGTCCGCAACCGGATTCCGGCCTCTCGGTACATGTGTTATTTTACATGCGGTGAAAGTCTGTGAGAGGCTCATTACTTCTGTGTGGAGCGGGCGTAGTCCTTCGTTTTTCACCTTGTATGCACCGGAAATCTGGCGGACCATGAGTTCGGAGTCGGAATAAATCGTCACCTCGCTTGCGCCGAGGGACTTCAGCCTTTTAAGAACCGCTATGAGGGCTTTATATTCCGCGATATTATTGGTGGTTTCCCCGATATATTCACAGAATTTCTCTACTACGATGCCGTCTTTTTCAATCGTATAACCGATGGCGGCATGTCCCGGATTTCCCCTGGATGCGCCATCGGTATGAGCTGTCAGCTTCAAAATCAATCCTCATCCCTCGAGTCCCAGACAAGAATACGGCCGCAGTTTTCGCACATGATAATGTTCTGGGCTCGTCGGACCTCGAGTACTTTCTGGGAAGGGAGCTGCTTGAAACAGCCTTTGCATGTGTGTTTATGTTTGTCCACCTGTGCAACGGCGAGGCCGCTTTTCCCTTTACGGAGTCTGTTGTAAATACTTAAAGCCCTCGTGCTCTTGATATGGCTCAGCTCGCGGTTTCTCTTCTGGTTGAGCGCGGCTATGTCGGATTCGATCGAATCGAAATGTTTCTGAATATCCTTGATGCCGGAAGTGTTGTTTGCACGGGTTTTTTCCAGGTTCTCTTCCAGCTCTTTCACTTCGGGATTGAGGGCATCCTGCTCTGTCATGAGTACAAGGTCTTCGGTCTCGAGCGAATCGATACGTTTCCGCGCAAGCTCGATTTCATTGTGAACGGCGGTGTATTCCTTGTTATTCTTCGTCTCGAGCAGCCGCTTTTCCTTCTGAGAGAGCAGATCGCGTTCAGCCAAAAGTTCCGATTCTATTACGCGCCGAGCTTTTTCTATCTCGTTCAGGCGGTCATTTTTTTGGGTGAGGGTATTCTGCAGGGTTTCGATTTCATTCTGCAGGGCTTCGATCTGCCTGGGATATTCATTTTTCGATTTAAACCGTTTGTCGATTTCCAGATCAATTTCTTGGGCAACGAGCAATATCAGAAGATCATCCTTCATATCGGGTACCTCCGTAATTCGATATCTGTAAAAAAGTTATGAATATATTTTTGTGTGAATTGCATCTACGCCAGAATGAACAGTGACTGTGATATATTTTCCGATGCCCGATGACAGAAGCCGGTCCCTGATTTTTTCGAGCACCGGCAATTCTGTTGCCCGATGCGAGGCATCGATGAGCATGATCGAGGCACCGTTTTCGGTGAAATCATGATACCCGATGTCCCCGGTAACATAAGCATCGGCTCCGGACTTTATTGCTGAGCAGATGTAATCGCCGCCTTTTCCTCCCATGACCGCAACCCGTCGTATCTCTTTCGCAGCGCTCCGGGAAATCCGCAGTGTTTTACATCCGAGAGTCCGGGCGACAAAACCGGCGAATTCTGTCTGATCCATGGGTGTCTGCATATCTCCGACAGCGCCGTAACCAAACGAGGCATGATTGATGCCGAGGGGTATCAGATCATATGCCATTTCCTCATACGGGTGAGCTTTACGGGCGGCTTCAACGACTTGTGATACCAGGGGCGACGGCACAAGCATTTCAATCCTGTCTTCGGGGATTTTTGACAGTTTTCCTGCCTGACCCTCCGAAGGAGATGCCGCTTCCGATGGCTTGAACGTTCCGAGTCCCCGGGATGTGAACGAACAGAGTGAATAATTGCCTATGATACCGGCTCCGGCGGAAGCCGCTGCGTCACGAACGGTGTCGGTTTGATCCGGCGGTACGAAGACAACGAATTTTACCTGTCCCGTGGTGCCCGGAGCAAGAATAGAGGGCGATAAAAGTCCCAGTTTGTCGGCAAGCGCTCCGCTTACACCGTCCCTGACCTGATCGAGGTTTGTATGGGCGGCAAACAGGGAGATATCGTGTTGAATCGCTTGTTTTATAACTCGTGCTGTACCGGTTTGAGCCGTGAGGTTATAAAGAGGCCTGAAAATCGGCGGGTGATGAGAAACAATCATGGTACCTTTTGTTTCACCCGCCGCTGTAACCGTTTCTTCATCTACATCAAGGGTTATCAATATATGCGATACATCATCGCCGGGATTGCCGGTGATAAGACCCGTATTATCCCAGGATTCTGCGAGTGATGATGGCGCCCATGTTTCCATGACATCCACCACATCGCGAATCTTTACCATTAATAAACTCCCGCATGAATTGAGACAAAAAAAAGTGCATCATTTTTTACCTGATGCACTGTATACTACACGGGGATATATGCTTTTTTACTCTGAAAGAACCGCATGAAACCGGGGTCTTTCACGATGTGGAAGACCAAAAGCATCGTACCTCCGTTTTGTTAATGGTGGGCGATACTGGGATCGAACCAGTGACCTCGGCGATGTGAGCGCCGCACTCTAACCGTCTGAGCTAATCGCCCTTTCGAATCATGAAAATTCAAACAGAAAGCTCAAAATATTTCTGTCGTCAAATATGTCATTATCCCTGTTATCTGGTGGGCCCACAAGGATTTGAACCTTGGACCAACCGGTTATGAGCCGGTGGCTCTGACCACTGAGCTATGGGCCCTTAGTAATTTGTTAATATAAAAAATGATTGCGTAAAAGGCAAGCATGTTTTAGTCTCTGGCAATCCTCAATTTTTCCCGGGAAAATTTTTACGATAATAAAAGAACAGATTTCCTCTGTAATAAATCCATTGAATTTTATGTGAATTTCCGTTTATATTGATGACAGTCGCACCACCCGGAAGTCAGGTTTGAATGCATGTTCCCCGGCGGGAGCGGAAAATGTCCGATATCCACAGCGGTTCCGAAAAACATATCCTGCGCGAGCGGATGAAAGCTCTCCGTGCGTCGATGAATATCATGGACTACCGTATATGGAGCAATTCTATCAGGAAGACCTGCGAAACCCTTCCTGAGCTTGCCAGGTCATATACCGTTCATGCGTATGTGTCTGCACTCAATAATGAGGCCGATACGCTCGGGCTGATTCTCGATCTGTTCGAAAAGGGCAGGAAAGTGGTAGTCCCGAAATGTTCGAAGGATTCGCACATTTTTTACAACATCCGGATTGACTCGCTCGATGACCTGAAACCCGCCAGGTTCGGTCTTATGGAGCCCGATTATAATCCTGAGAAGGAGGTCAGACCGGAGCAGCTCGATATCGTTATCGCACCTCTTCTTGCTTTCGACCGGAGCGGGGGAAGGCTCGGTTTCGGTGGCGGATATTACGATTACCTGCTCGGCCGGTGCTGGTGTCCGAAAGTGGGTATTGGGTTTTCTTTTCAGGAAGTTGATGAAGTACCGCTGGAAATTCATGATCGGAAACTTGATATAATCGTCACAGAACGGGAAATCGTGAGGGTCTGATATGGAAAAAGATGTCATGATCAAAGATATTCATGAAGGGGATGAATTTGTTGGTTTTTATGCCATCAGACGGTGTGAGCTGCGGGAATACGACAACATGTTCAGGCTCGAGCTCGAGCTGACAGACAAAACCGGCAGCCTGCCGGGAGTCGTCTGGAACGATGCCCGTGAAATCAGGGAGCAGCTCGCCAGGCACACGGTTGTCAAGGTTAAAGGCCGCCTTGGCACATACCGCGACAAGCCTCAGGCGCGTATCGAAAAGATTCGCCCCGCCGAGGAAACCGAATACGATCCCGACCGGTTTATACCCTCTACGCCGGGGGATATCGAAAATCTGAAATCACGGGTCGATGCGCTCGTCCGGAGTATCGGCGAACCCCGCCTGAAGGAGCTTGCAGACTCCGTATTCGGCAGCGCGCAGTTCATGAAAGAGTTCGTCAGGTGCCCCGGAGGGGCGAAATGGCACCATCCCTATATCGGCGGATTGATCGAACATACGGTCGGCGTGGCTGAATTGTGCGATTTTATCGCCGGGAAGCATCCGGAATTGAATCGTGATCTGCTCGTTGTAGCCGCTCTCCTCCATGATGTGGGGAAGATCAAGGAATTTTCCGTGACGACGATTATCGAGTATTCCGATGAGGGCCGGCTGGAGGGTCATATCGTCATGGGCGAGCGGTTTGTTCGGAACATGTGCGAACGGATCAACGGTTTTCCGCCCCGCCTGAAAATGCTCCTGAGTCATCTTATGCTTGCCCACCAGGGATTCAAGGAATTCAGCTCCCCTGTGGTGCCGATGATTCCCGAAGGTTTCGTGCTCTACTATGCGGACGAGATCGATTCCAAGCTCAATGCGCTCGGCAGGATTATGGAAAATACCCAGAGCGAGGGGAACACGTGGAGCGAGTATGTGCGGCTTCTCGGGCGTTCAATTTTCGTCGGCAATAGTGAGGATACTGAGTGATATGTGTGTCAGGTGTCGTTATTCATGCTTCCGGCTATCAAAAAGATGCTGAAGCATGTTCGGCGCGCATGGATTTATTCCACTATCAGCCGTGACCGTTTGAACCGGGTCCGGGCGGCGATGACGAGGGCGATATCAGCAGCGAGAAGGATGAGGAAAAAGATGAGCATGATAATGACCGCTCCTGCAGATTCAATGGCCGCGGTGGTAAGCTGTTTTGTCTTTTCGGGCAGCATCTGGATAACAATTCCCGGAATAAACGCGATGATGATGATACCGAAGCTCATGGTCTGCTGCGCCTGACGGACTGTGCTTGCCTTGAGTGAAATGAGTACTCCCGCGCTCGCGGTGAACCCCGCGACGAGAATGCTGAGCACCGCTCCCGATACCGCGATCCTCCATGGATAGAGAAGCAATCTTCCTTCCCAGCGGGCCGCATTGACCGTCACGAGGCCGAGCAGAACGATGATGCATGTCACTCCGAGAGCGTAAACGAGGGCGAACAGTATTTTCCCGAACAGGATGGCGCTGTCCGAGAGACGGCTCGCGAGGAGCGTTTCGAGGGTATGGCGTTCACGTTCTCCGGCGATGGAATCGGCAATCATGGTGGCCACCATGAGCATCGGCACCCAGCCCCACGATGCCAGCGAAAGGGGCGACTCCACCCACATGTATCCCGTCTCCAGAGGGAAAACGATGCCCAGTATTACCGTGGGAATCAGCATCGACAGTATCGTGGCCCGTGTTGTGCCGCGCTGATGGATAAATTCTTTCCATTCTTTCCAGATGATGGTTTGCAGATCGGACTTCACCGTTTTTCCTCCATGAGTTTCAAAAAGGCCTCTTCCAGACTCACGGCGCCCTTGTGTATTTCCTCTATATCGACACCGTCCTGTACCATCTGCCTGACCAGAGGAGCGGTCGGAACATCCCCGTCGAGCGTAATTACCAGGCGTGAATCGGTGATTTCCGCCGATACAACTTCCCGCAGCGCCCTGAGACGGTCGAGCACTTCCCCGGTGAATCCCCGTCCCGTGACCTCTATATGGGCTTTCCCCGCCCGTGTGCGGAGCTCATCGGGATGACCGATTGTCAGGAGTCTTCCCCTGTTGATGACACCGACCATAGGGCAGAGTTTCTCGGCTTCGGTAAGGTTGTGGGTTGTGAGAAAGACTGTCAGCCCTTCGTGCCTGACCAGATTGACAAGATCATCGCGGAGCGCGGCTGCGGCAAGAGGATCGAGTCCGGCGGTGGGTTCGTCAAGAAATAAAAGGCTCGGACGGTGAAGGATAGCCCGTGATACGGCAAGCTTCTGTTTCATCCCGCGGCTCCATGTACCGACACGTTCCCTGCGTCGGTCCCAGAGGTTTATCCTCGTGAGGAGCTCTTTTATCCGGTTGCGGCGTTCCGGTTCCGGAATATGCCATACCCGTCCGTAGAAATCGAGGTTGTCTTCGGCGCTCAGCCGTTCGTAAAGTCCCGTATGTTCGAGGAGTACGCCGGTGCGGGAACGCACTTCATCCGCATGGGTCAGCGTGTCGTATCCGAGGACAAGGGCTTCGCCGCCCGAAGATTCGAGAAGTCCCAGCAGGAGCCGTATGGTCGTTGTTTTGCCTGCACCGTTCGGCCCCAGGAAGCCGAAGATGATCCCCCGGGGCACTTCGAGCGAAAGCCCGTCGAGGGCCCTGACTGTCTTGAAATCACAGGTAAGATTCCGTGTATGGATAATAAAATCGGCCATTTCCAGCCCCTCGGCACATAAATGCAGGAGATTACACCGGCTGAGGATATGTTCGGTTTATAAAAATCGGTTTGCTATTCTTCCAGTGATTAAACAGTGATATCGGATAACGTCATGCCGAACTTGATTCGGTATCTATTCCCAATAGTGATATCATTATTTATTTGCCGGAGCACTATGATCATCTTACCAGAAAATAATGTATAAAATGATCGTCGCAATAATCACTCCCGTACCAAGCCAGATGACCGATTTGGCGGGTTTCATATCGAAATTTTCCCGGACAGGCAGTACTTTCGGCACCGGAAGTGGCCGCAGTACCGTGATGAGCGTCATGACAACAATCAGGATTGCAAATGTTATCGCCATTCTGTTCAGGAACGCAATGGTGCTGAAAAATTTCAGCAGGAATCCGTATATAGGGACATTCAGCAAAAGCGCTGCAACCCCGGCGCTCGCAGGTGTGCGTTTGATAAACAGGCCAAAAATAAACGCAGCCAGAATTCCGGGAGAAATAAATCCCTGGAATTCCTGAATATAGTTGAAAATCCCCTTGAAACGCGCTGCTCCCAATTGCGGCGCGATAAAACAGCCGATGAGAACGAACAGGATGGTCATGATACGCCCGACTTTAACGAGCGAATGGGGAGAAGCGTCCTTTTTGAAATGGCGTTTATAGAGGTCCATCGTAAAAATCGTTGAGGCGGAATTGAGCATCGAAGCGAGCGTGCTGATAACTGCCCCTGCAATGGCCGCAAAAATAAATCCTTTCAGTCCTGTGGGGATAAGATTTCTGATGAGCAGCGGATATGCCGCATCGCTTGTGACCGCGAGCTGGTCACGGTAGAGCTGCGCCGCCATTATTCCCGGGAAAACAATGATGAACGGTATGGTGAGTTTGATCAATGCGGCAAAGATAATACCGAGCTGCCCCTGCTTGAGACTCTGCGCCGCAAGCGTCCGCTGGGTGATGAACTGGTTGAGTCCCCAGTAGTAGAAGTTGGGAATCCAGAGACCGATTACAAGGGCGGTCCATGGTATCACCGGGTGATTGTGCGGAAGAATCACATGGAGCTTGTCTGCGTTGGTTTCGAAGAAGTTACTGACCCCGACAGCCCTGAAGCCGAGAATCATGGTGATCACTCCGCCGATTATGAGGGCCGATCCCTGGAAAAGGTCCGCCCATGCAACCGCTTTTAATCCGCCCCATGTCGTGTAGAAAGTCGCTATCCCTCCGATGAGCCAGACCGCGTATATCAGTTTCATGTCAAAAATGGTAAAAAGGGTAAGCGCGCCTGAATAAACGACCGCCGCGATGGTGACGAATGCGTAAATAACCACGGTATAAAAGGCCATGATCGCCCGCGCTGTCGAATTGTAACGGTATTCGAGGTATTCGGGAATGGTGTAAATGCCGCAGTTGAGAAACTTGGGCAGAAAAAAGAGCGCCACGAATACCAGGGTAATCGAGGCGAGCCATTCGTAACTTGCGACAGCCAGACCGGTAATTCCTGCGCCCTGGCCTGACATACCGACAAAGTGTTCGGTCGATATATTGGCTGCAATGAGGGACAGGCCGATCAAAGGCCAGAAGAGACTGCGGCTTGCCAGAAAGAAATCCTCGCCGGTTTCTTCCTTACGGCTTTTGTACACGCTCGTTCCGATTGCAACAACAAAGAATCCGATAAAAATCATGATATCGAGTAAGCTCAGTGTCATGGATTGTCCCTCACATTTCAGGTAATGGTCGATATGCCGTCATATAATTTCGCGTATAGTATTATGTATCCTGGAGTTATCAGGGTGTAATGTATACATGCCCATGGTTTTCAATTCCGGATGATACGGGCGCCATCGGAAATGGTTATGGGCCATATGTCCGCCCGGGTCCCCTTCGGCAGGCTCTTTGGATGATACTGTTCGGATACTGCCTCTTCGACCGCCTTTTCGGCGCTTTCCTTCAAAAAAGCGATAACGCATCCACCGAATCCCGCTCCGGTCAGCCGTGCGCCTGAAACTCCCTCGACACCGGAAAGAATATCCACAAGCGTGTCGAGTTCTTCGCACGACACCTCGAAATCGTCGCGCAGGCTTGCATGAGAACCATAAAGACAGCGACCCACCATCCCGGTATCGCCGGCTTTAAGCGCGTTGACCGTTTCCATGACACGGCTGTTTTCGGTTACAATATGCCTGACGCGCTTGAAAACCGTTCTGGTGCACGAGGCTTCCATGAGTGGCAGATCTGCGACATCGATATTTCGTAATCCCCTGATATTTCTGCCGGGGAAAGCAGCGCGTGCGCACTGCGCCCCTTCTTCGCATTCCGTGCGCCTTCTGTTGTATTCCGAATCGACCAGTCCGCGTTTTTTCTTGGAGTCGATGACAAGCCATGAAAAGCCGGGAGTGTTGATCGGTATCATCCTGTGCGAAAGGTCGGTGCAGTCGATGAGAACCGCATGATCTTTTTTCCCTGTCCGCGATATATACTGATCCATGATACCGCAGTTCATGCCCACAAAGCCGTTCTCCGCCCGCTGGCAGAGCAGGGCGGCCTGTACATCGTCCATGCGGAATCCCATGAGTCCTTCCATGGCCGTGAGCGTCGCCATTTCGATTGCAGCGGAAGAGGAGAGCCCCGATCCGATAGGGACATTACCTCCCACGGCAAAACGGAATCCTCCGACAGTACGGTCGCTTTTTTCCAGCTCGGATAACACGCCCATGACATACCGGAACCATCCCGACGGGTACCCGGGATCATAATTACCCGTTTCGCAGGATGCTTCTTCGTCAAAGTCAATGGAATATCCGCTGATGGTTTTCCCCGGGACTCTGGCCGCGGCAAGGACGATCTCACGGTCGATTGCGGCGGGGAGGACGAAACCTCCCGTATAGTCGGTATGTTCGCCGATAAGGTTGACACGCCCCGGTGCAGCTGCGATTGTCTGCGGCTCGATTGACCACTGTTTTTTGAATGATTCGACAACGTTCGTTACTAGAATGCTCATCGTGCATGCTCCGATAAATAAATATACATGGTTCCTGTTTTACACTTCAACGGGCGAAAGGCCGGTATTTTTGCAATACGATCCGGGCGGCGATGTTTTTTTACAAGCCTTGTCTCACAGGGATTTATCGTTCATATCCCCGCGGGAATTTCTTCTTCCATTCCCATGCGGACCGAATGATATCTTCGAGACCGGCACGGTTTCCGGTCCAGTCGAGAATACGTTCAGCCCTGGCCGGTGAGGCCACGAGCTCGGGCGGATCACCTTCGCGGCGTCCGGTAATGATATACGGTACTTTTTTACCGATGACCCGCTCGACAGCGCGGATTACTTCGAGAACGGTGAAGCCGGTGCCTGTCCCGAGGTTGAACGCAGTGCTCCCGCACGGGGCATTGCCTCCGCACGTGTCATTTTCGCCGTCGCAGAGATAACGGGCCGCGAGTATATGGGCCTGTGCAATATCCCTGACATGGATGTAATCCCTGATGCAGCTGCCGTCACGGGTATCGTAATCGTCGCCGAAGACTTTGAGCGGGGTACCTTTTATCGCTGCATCGAGAATAAGCGGGATGAGGTGTGATTCGGGTTCGTGATTCTCGCCGTAATCGCCCATTGCCCCGCCTGCGTTGAAATACCGCAGGGCTACCGACTTCAGACCATATGCCCTGTTATAATCCCGCAGCACGGTTTCGACCATGAGCTTGGTCCATCCGTACGGATTGACCGGGGCAAGCGGGGCGTCCTCGGTCAGGGGAACCGTCACGGGATTGCCATAGACAGCTGCCGTCGATGAAAACACGATCTTCTTTATCCCGAATTTAATGAGATTATCGAAAAAGCGGATCGATCTGGTGAGGTTGTTGACGTAATACTTTGAAGGATTTTTAACCGATTCGCCGACCTCTATAAAGGCCGCAAAATGCATGACGACATCTATGTCCGAAGAGCAGGTTTTCTCAAGAATATCCTCATCGGTTATATCGCAGCGGACAAACTGTGCCTCCGGATGAACCGCATCGAGATACCCGTGCGAGAGATTGTCTATCACGGTGACAACGTGTCCCGCCTCGATGAGTATGGCAGCCGTCACGCTTCCGATATATCCGGCGCCGCCTGCGACAAGGACATTGAGGGGTTTTTTATATGGTTCATCCATCATGACCTCTTCGTATAATGAATTGTGGAAAGCTCTCTGAGAACCCCGGCGGATTCTTCGGGGAGCGATGGGTTGATTATATTGCCGCCGCCCGATTCGAAACCGGCCATATATTTGAGTTTATCGCGGCTTCGCAGGGGCGGGAGAAATTCGATGTGAAAATGGTACGGTTTCGGATCGTGATTTCCCGCGCAGGGGCAGTTCTGGAAAACCGTAATGTTGGGAAACGGCATCCGGAAAAGGTTATCGTACCGTATGAGTATCTCACGGTGAATCCGGGCAAGAGACAACAGCTCCTCCCCGGTGAGTTCCGTAATGAACGGCACATGGCGACGGGGAATCAGGATAATCTCGAACGTCAGCCGTGCAAAATAGGGGACGAACGCCGCAAAATGCTCGTTCTCGGTGACTATGCGGCTGCCGTCGTCGATCTCGTTTTCGATGATTGAGCAGAAAAGGCATGATCCCTTTT is a window from the bacterium genome containing:
- a CDS encoding solute:sodium symporter family transporter translates to MTLSLLDIMIFIGFFVVAIGTSVYKSRKEETGEDFFLASRSLFWPLIGLSLIAANISTEHFVGMSGQGAGITGLAVASYEWLASITLVFVALFFLPKFLNCGIYTIPEYLEYRYNSTARAIMAFYTVVIYAFVTIAAVVYSGALTLFTIFDMKLIYAVWLIGGIATFYTTWGGLKAVAWADLFQGSALIIGGVITMILGFRAVGVSNFFETNADKLHVILPHNHPVIPWTALVIGLWIPNFYYWGLNQFITQRTLAAQSLKQGQLGIIFAALIKLTIPFIIVFPGIMAAQLYRDQLAVTSDAAYPLLIRNLIPTGLKGFIFAAIAGAVISTLASMLNSASTIFTMDLYKRHFKKDASPHSLVKVGRIMTILFVLIGCFIAPQLGAARFKGIFNYIQEFQGFISPGILAAFIFGLFIKRTPASAGVAALLLNVPIYGFLLKFFSTIAFLNRMAITFAILIVVMTLITVLRPLPVPKVLPVRENFDMKPAKSVIWLGTGVIIATIILYIIFW
- the galK gene encoding galactokinase: MSILVTNVVESFKKQWSIEPQTIAAAPGRVNLIGEHTDYTGGFVLPAAIDREIVLAAARVPGKTISGYSIDFDEEASCETGNYDPGYPSGWFRYVMGVLSELEKSDRTVGGFRFAVGGNVPIGSGLSSSAAIEMATLTAMEGLMGFRMDDVQAALLCQRAENGFVGMNCGIMDQYISRTGKKDHAVLIDCTDLSHRMIPINTPGFSWLVIDSKKKRGLVDSEYNRRRTECEEGAQCARAAFPGRNIRGLRNIDVADLPLMEASCTRTVFKRVRHIVTENSRVMETVNALKAGDTGMVGRCLYGSHASLRDDFEVSCEELDTLVDILSGVEGVSGARLTGAGFGGCVIAFLKESAEKAVEEAVSEQYHPKSLPKGTRADIWPITISDGARIIRN
- the galE gene encoding UDP-glucose 4-epimerase GalE, with amino-acid sequence MMDEPYKKPLNVLVAGGAGYIGSVTAAILIEAGHVVTVIDNLSHGYLDAVHPEAQFVRCDITDEDILEKTCSSDIDVVMHFAAFIEVGESVKNPSKYYVNNLTRSIRFFDNLIKFGIKKIVFSSTAAVYGNPVTVPLTEDAPLAPVNPYGWTKLMVETVLRDYNRAYGLKSVALRYFNAGGAMGDYGENHEPESHLIPLILDAAIKGTPLKVFGDDYDTRDGSCIRDYIHVRDIAQAHILAARYLCDGENDTCGGNAPCGSTAFNLGTGTGFTVLEVIRAVERVIGKKVPYIITGRREGDPPELVASPARAERILDWTGNRAGLEDIIRSAWEWKKKFPRGYER